GCCCCTGTCACAAGAATTTTCATAAAGGATTTACTCTCAAGGTATGGATGATTTACATTCAGTTTAATGGTAGTTTCCGCCAGCGGCCCACCCGATTTTTACCCTTGTTCTCAACGCTTGAAAAAGGATTGGATCTGTTGAACAACATATGCCTGCTGCTCCGGCTCCAGGCCGGGGTAAATGGGCAAAGCCAATGTGCTCTTTGCAGCCCGTTCGGACTCAGGAAAACTTCCCTCCTTATGTCCAAGATAAAGAAAGCACTGTTGCAGATGCAGGGGTAAAGGATAATACACTTCCGTCGCCACTCCTCTTTCACTTAGATACTCCCGTAAAGCATCGCGATCCGCCACGCGGATAACATATTGATTGTAGGTGTGGTGATTCAAAACCCCCGAGTCGGCATAAACGGCTTCGGGACATTGCACCTCTTGGGTTTCGGTCAAACCATTTTCTTTAAACAGCGTGTCATAGCGGAGGGCATTTTGCCGCCGCTTTTGGTTCCACCCTTCCAGATGCGGGAACTTGACGTTCAAGACCGCCGCCTGGAGTGCATCCAGACGAAAATTTCCGCCAACGAGTTGATGGTAATATTTTGGCTGGCTGCCATGCACTCTCAACATGCGCACCCGGTCATTCATTTCGGAATGATTGGTGACCACCATTCCCCCGTCGCCAAAACATCCCAGGTTCTTCGTCGGAAAGAAGGAAAAACACCCCAGATCCCCCATGTTTCCCGCCTTACGTCCATCACTATATTGCGCCCCGATGGCCTGGGCGGCATCTTCAATCACGTAAAGATCGTGCTTTTCAGCAAGGCTCAACAGCGCTTCGCTGTCCGCGCATTGCCCATAGAGGTGGACGGGAATAATGGCCTTGGTCCTTGGGGTTATCTTCTCTTCAATTTTTGCGGGGTCAATATTATAGGTGACCGGATCGATGTCGACAAAAACCGGCTTGGCGCCCAACCGGGTGATGGAACCGACCGTCGCAAAAAAGGTGTAGGGCGTGGTGATGACTTCATCGCCAGGGCCCAACCCTATTGCCATCAAGGAAACCAATAAGGCATCGGTCCCTGATGAAACCCCTATGGCAAATCGGGTTTCGCAGTATTCCGCAACCTGGCCTTCAAGCTTGGTCACTTCGGGGCCGAGTATGAAAGCGTTGCTCTCCACAACCCGTGACATCGCCTGCACGATTTCATCGTGGAGCGGTTGGTGTTGACGATTCAAGTCCAGTAAAGGTACATTCATGAAATTATGATTGCCGGTCAAGTAGCCGGAGTGAGGGGTTGAATTTTATTGTCCTTCAAAATATAACGTTTCTCGCAAACAGAGCAAACAGGCTCGGTATTTTTTTCTTCCAGCCGTTCTCCGCATTCGCACATCCAGCCGGTGGTTCTGGCCGGATTCCCGAAAACCAGGGCGTAATCGGGAACATCGCTTGTG
The Nitrospinota bacterium DNA segment above includes these coding regions:
- a CDS encoding DegT/DnrJ/EryC1/StrS family aminotransferase translates to MNVPLLDLNRQHQPLHDEIVQAMSRVVESNAFILGPEVTKLEGQVAEYCETRFAIGVSSGTDALLVSLMAIGLGPGDEVITTPYTFFATVGSITRLGAKPVFVDIDPVTYNIDPAKIEEKITPRTKAIIPVHLYGQCADSEALLSLAEKHDLYVIEDAAQAIGAQYSDGRKAGNMGDLGCFSFFPTKNLGCFGDGGMVVTNHSEMNDRVRMLRVHGSQPKYYHQLVGGNFRLDALQAAVLNVKFPHLEGWNQKRRQNALRYDTLFKENGLTETQEVQCPEAVYADSGVLNHHTYNQYVIRVADRDALREYLSERGVATEVYYPLPLHLQQCFLYLGHKEGSFPESERAAKSTLALPIYPGLEPEQQAYVVQQIQSFFKR